Proteins found in one Neofelis nebulosa isolate mNeoNeb1 chromosome 3, mNeoNeb1.pri, whole genome shotgun sequence genomic segment:
- the SPINK2 gene encoding serine protease inhibitor Kazal-type 2, with amino-acid sequence MAFLAVRLVLLLLAGNLAASLDSLSSEFSQTSEYRTPNCNQYKLPGCPRDFNPVCGSDMSTYPNECTLCMKIREDGHDIKIIRSGPC; translated from the exons ATGGCGTTCTTGGCGGTGCGCTTGGTGCTGTTGCTCCTGGCCGGCAACTTGGCAG CCTCTTTGGACTCCTTGAGCTCTGAGTTCAGCCAGACTTCAGAATACAGAACA cCAAACTGCAATCAATATAAATTACCAGGATGTCCCAGAGACTTTAACCCCGTGTGTGGAAGTGACATGTCCACTTATCCTAACGAGTGTACTCTGTGCATGAAAATCCG GGAAGATGGTCATGACATTAAAATAATCCGGAGTGGACCGTGTTGA